Proteins co-encoded in one Brassica oleracea var. oleracea cultivar TO1000 chromosome C4, BOL, whole genome shotgun sequence genomic window:
- the LOC106338650 gene encoding glutathione S-transferase T3-like, whose translation MANSTSFVDLLASQGVVDLDSPEPPFSSQFSDKSRVKERRKWSPKGDIILIGAWLNTSKDPIVGNEQKAGHFWKRIVEYYNSSPLLVGTIPRELGQCKQRWARINDLVCKFSGCYEMALREQRSGQNDDDVMKAALDIFYNDKGIKFNLEHVWRELRNDVKWSSTYLEKDSGKDKRKSVDSDAQGSVTEPQERPMGVKAAKAAGKRKKLGKEEELGQLKEMMETKKQISNQSLLASLVAKTEPLSDMEEALKMKLLSEML comes from the coding sequence ATGGCAAACTCCACAAGTTTTGTTGACCTTTTAGCTAGTCAAGGGGTAGTTGACCTTGACTCACCCGAACCTCCCTTTAGCAGCCAATTTTCCGATAAGTCTAGGGTAAAAGAGAGGAGAAAATGGTCACCAAAGGGGGATATAATCCTCATTGGTGCTTGGCTCAACACCAGCAAAGACCCAATAGTCGGTAATGAACAGAAAGCTGGTCACTTCTGGAAGAGGATTGTAGAGTATTACAACTCCAGTCCTTTACTGGTTGGGACAATCCCAAGAGAACTTGGGCAATGCAAGCAAAGATGGGCTAGGATCAATGACTTGGTGTGTAAGTTTTCAGGCTGCTACGAGATGGCACTGAGGGAGCAGAGAAGCGGGCAAAATGACGACGATGTGATGAAGGCTGCCTTGGATATCTTCTACAATGACAAGGGCATTAAGTTTAACTTGGAACATGTGTGGAGGGAGCTTAGGAATGATGTGAAATGGTCCTCCACCTATCTCGAGAAGGACAGTGGTAAGGACAAGCGCAAATCTGTTGATTCTGATGCTCAAGGGTCAGTGACAGAGCCACAAGAGAGACCCATGGGAGTTAAGGCAGCTAAGGCTGCTGGCAAGAGGAAGAAACTTGGAAAAGAAGAAGAACTAGGACAACTTAAAGAAATGATGGAGACCAAAAAGCAAATCTCAAATCAGAGTTTGCTTGCAAGTTTGGTTGCAAAGACCGAGCCACTCTCTGATATGGAAGAAGCTCTGAAAATGAAATTACTGTCTGAGATGTTGTGA